The segment TCAGCCGCTCGACGGCGAACGCCAGCGGCACGGTCAGCACCGCGATCGACGAGACCAGCGCGGAGATCTTGGAGAGCACGCCGGGGATCCGGTCGGCGTTGACCGTGATGTCCTTCTCGATGCCGGTGGTGGTGGAGACCGCCACCTGCGCCAGCACGAACACCAGGATGATCAGGAACAGCCCGCCGAGGAACTTCAGCAGGTCGGACGGGCGGTGCGCGCGCGGGGCGAGCAGCGGCTCGTCGACGGCCAGGTACTCGCCGGCCGGCTCCTCGACCGGCGGGCCGCCCTCCGGCGGCCGGTCCGGCGGGGTCGTCCCCCCGTCCGGCGGCGGCTGTGCGGCCACCGTGTCCTCCCCCGTGTGCCGCTCCTCCCGCGCCCGGTGGCGCAGGTCGACCGGGCGCGGACCCGAACCGTCGGTGGCGGGCTGCTCGGAGCCCTCGTCCACGTTCAATTCGGCCGTCCCGGTCATCTGGTCTTCGTCCTCGTGTGTCGCGCTGCCCCGAAGATGCTGCCATGCCCGCCGTCCGGGCGCGGTCCAGGGGCGGCATCCCGCGCGCCGGGTCGCCCGCACGGGGTGCGGGAAATCGACCGGATGGGGAAGAATGCACCGGATGACCGAGCCCGCGGACGCCCCCGAGATCCCGCCGTACGCCGAAGCCGTGCTGGACCTCGCCGAACGCATCCCGCCCGGCCGGGTGATGACCTACGGGGACGTCGCCGAGTACCTGGGCCGCGGCGGCCCCCGGCAGGTCGGCCGGGTGATGGCACTGTACGGGGCGCCGGTGCCCTGGTGGCGGGTGATCCGCGCGGACGGGCGGCCGCTGCCCGGCCACGAGCACCGCGCGCTGCCCGAGTACCGGGCCGAGGGCACCCCGCTGCGCACCGTCGGCGGCGAACCCCGGGTCGACCTGCGGGCCGCCCGCTGGGACGGGACGCCCGCACCGGGCGGACCGGGCTGACCGGGGGATGTGCGCGTGAGGGGTCTGTGGGTGCAGGATCGTAGGCTCGTCGCGGCGAGCCGTTCCCCCCTCGGCCCGCCGCTGAACCGCCGTACGACCCTGGACCGCAGTGACCTCACCGTTCCGCCTGGTGCGCAGCCCCCTCGCGCAGCCCGACCCGCCCGTGCTGGACGACTTCCAGCGGGCGGTCGTCGAGCACGCCTCGGGGCCGCTGCTGGTGCTCGCGGGCCCCGGCACCGGCAAGACCACCACGCTGGTCGAGGCGGTCGCCCGGCGGGTCGCCGACGGCACCGCGCCCGAGCGCGTCCTGGTGCTGACCTTCAGCCGCAAGGCCGCGATGGAGCTGCGCGACCGGATGACCGCCCGGATCGGCGCCACCGCCCCGCAGGCCACCACCTTCCACTCGTTCTGCTACGCCCTGCTCCGCGCCCACCAGGCCCCCGAGGAGTACGCCGAGCCGCTGCGGCTGCTCTCCGGCCCCGAGCAGGACGTGATGGTCCGCGAACTGCTCGCCGGCGGCGCCGAGGACGCCAAGGCGGGCGTCGGCACCATCGGCTGGCCGCTCGACCTGCGGGCCTGCCTGACCACCCGCGGCTTCGCCGACGAGGTGCGCGCCGTGCTCGCCCGCAGCCGCGAGCTCGGCCTCGGCGAGCGGGAACTGGAGCGCTTCGCCGCGGGCGTGGACCGCCCCGACTGGGCCGCCGCCGCGCACTTCCTGGCCGAGTACCTGGACGTGCTCGACCTGCGCGGCGTCCTCGACTACGCCGAGCTGGTGCACCGCGCCGTGCTGCTGGCCGAGCGGCCCGACGTCTCGGCCCGGCTGCGCGAGCGCTACGACGTGGTCTTCGTCGACGAGTACCAGGACACCGACCCGGCCCAGGTCCGGCTGCTGCGCCGGCTCGCCGGGGACGGGCGCGACCTGGTCGCGGTCGGCGACCCCGACCAGTCGATCTACGCCTTCCGCGGCGCCGACGTGAACGGCATCCTGGAGTTCCCCGACGCCTTCCGGCACGCCGACGGCCGCCCCGCCGAGGTCAAGGTGCTGCGGGTCTCCCGGCGCTCCGGCGCGGTGCTGCTGGCCGCCACCCGCGAGCTGGCCCGCCGGATGCCGATGGGCCGGCTGCCCGCCGACAAGCTCGCCGCGCACCGCGCCCTGCTCCCCTCCCGGGAGGGCGGCGCCGTCGAGGTGTACACCTACCCGACGCCCGGCGCCGAACTCGACTCGGTCGCCGACCTGCTGCGCCGCGCCCACCTGGAGGACGGCGTCCCCTGGGGCGAGATGGCCGTGCTGGTCCGGGCCGGCTCCCGGACCATACCGGCGGTGCGGCGCGCGCTGGCCGCCGCCGGCGTCCCGCTGGAGATCGACGGCGACGACCTGCCGCTGCGCGAGGAGAGCGCCGTCGTCCCGCTGCTGCTCGCCCTGCGGGTCTGCGCCGAGGGCCCCGGCGCGCTCACCGCCGACCTCGCGCACACCCTGCTCACCGGCCCGCTCGCCGCCCTGGACGGCTCCGACCTGCGCCGCCTCGGCCGCACCCTGCGCGAGGAGGAGCGCCGCGCGCTGGCCGCCGACGGCGCCCCCGGCGTGGTCCGCCCCGCCGAGGAGCTGATCCGCGAGGCCCTCGACCACCCCGAGCTGCTCGCCCTGCTGGACACCCCCTACGCCCGCCGCGCCCACGAACTCGGCACGCTGCTGCGCAAGGTCCGCGAACTGCTGGCCGGCGGCGCGAGCGCCGAGGACGCGCTCTGGGAGCTCTGGGACGGCTCCCGGCGCTGGCGCGAACGCCTGGAGCGGGCCGCCCTGCGCGGCGGCCCCGCCGGGCGCAACGCCGACCGCGACCTCGACGCGCTGTGCGCCCTGTTCGAGACCGCCGCCCGCGCCGAGGAGCGGGTCACCGGCCACCGCGGCGCGCTCGACCTGCTCGCCGAGGTCGAGGCCCAGGACATCGCCGCCGACACCCTGCACGTGCGCGCCGTCCGCCCCGACGCCGTCCGGCTGATGACCGCGCACCGCTCCAAGGGCCTGGAGTGGCGGCTGGTCGTCGTCGCCGGCGTCCAGGAGGGCCTCTGGCCCGACCTGCGCCGCCGCGGCTCGCTGCTGGAGGCCGACCGGATCGGCCGCGACGGCCTCGCCGAACCGCTCACCCCGGCCGCGCTGCTCGCCGAGGAGCGCCGGCTGTTCTACGTCGCCGCGACCCGGGCCAAGGACCGGCTGGTCGTCACCGCCGTCAAGGCGCCCGCCGAGGACGGCGACGAACCCTCCCGGTTCCTGCGCGAGCTCTACCGGGAGACCCTCGACCCGCGCACCGGCCGGGTGCTGGAGCGCACCCCCCGGGTCAAGGTCGCCGACGTCACCGCCCGGCCGCGCCGCCCGCTCTCGGTGCCCGCGCTGGTCGCCGAACTGCGCGCCGTCACCGTCGACCCGGACCGCTCCCCGCAGCTGCGCCGGGCCGCCGCCGAACGCCTCGCCACCCTGGCCGCCGCCACCGACGAGGACGGCCGCCCGCTCGTCCCCGCCGCCCACCCCGACCAGTGGTGGGGCCTGGACGACCCGACCGCCGCCCCGCACCCGCTGCGCGAGCCCGACCAGCCCGTCCGGCTCTCCGGCAGCGGCCTGGAGCAGCTGGAGACCTGCACCCTGCAGTGGTTCCTGGAGAAGGACGTCAAGGCCGGCACCACCGCCTCCGCCGCCCAGGGCTTCGGCAACGTGGTGCACGCCCTCGCCGACGAGGTCGGCTCCGGCCGCACCCCCGCCGACCTGGCCGTCCTGATGGAACGGCTGGACACCGTCTGGGACGCCCTCGCCTTCGACGCGCCCTGGAAGTCCACCCAGGAGAAGGGCGAGGCCCGGGCCGCCCTGGAGCGCTTCCTGCGCTGGCACGTGCTGGAGCGCGAACGCGCCACCGTCGCCACCGAGCACGGCTTCGACCTGACCCTGGACGTCGGCGGCGTCGCCGTCCGGATCCGCGGCTCGATGGACCGGGTCGAGGCCGACGCGGCCGGCCGGGCCTACGTCGTCGACTTCAAGACCGGCAAGCACGTCCCGACCGACAAGTCGCTCCCCGAGCACCGCCAACTCGCCGTCTACCAGCTGGCGGTGGGCAACGGCGCGCTCGACGGCCTGCCCGGCTTCGAGCACGGCGCGGTACCCGGCGGCGC is part of the Kitasatospora setae KM-6054 genome and harbors:
- a CDS encoding ATP-dependent helicase, translated to MTSPFRLVRSPLAQPDPPVLDDFQRAVVEHASGPLLVLAGPGTGKTTTLVEAVARRVADGTAPERVLVLTFSRKAAMELRDRMTARIGATAPQATTFHSFCYALLRAHQAPEEYAEPLRLLSGPEQDVMVRELLAGGAEDAKAGVGTIGWPLDLRACLTTRGFADEVRAVLARSRELGLGERELERFAAGVDRPDWAAAAHFLAEYLDVLDLRGVLDYAELVHRAVLLAERPDVSARLRERYDVVFVDEYQDTDPAQVRLLRRLAGDGRDLVAVGDPDQSIYAFRGADVNGILEFPDAFRHADGRPAEVKVLRVSRRSGAVLLAATRELARRMPMGRLPADKLAAHRALLPSREGGAVEVYTYPTPGAELDSVADLLRRAHLEDGVPWGEMAVLVRAGSRTIPAVRRALAAAGVPLEIDGDDLPLREESAVVPLLLALRVCAEGPGALTADLAHTLLTGPLAALDGSDLRRLGRTLREEERRALAADGAPGVVRPAEELIREALDHPELLALLDTPYARRAHELGTLLRKVRELLAGGASAEDALWELWDGSRRWRERLERAALRGGPAGRNADRDLDALCALFETAARAEERVTGHRGALDLLAEVEAQDIAADTLHVRAVRPDAVRLMTAHRSKGLEWRLVVVAGVQEGLWPDLRRRGSLLEADRIGRDGLAEPLTPAALLAEERRLFYVAATRAKDRLVVTAVKAPAEDGDEPSRFLRELYRETLDPRTGRVLERTPRVKVADVTARPRRPLSVPALVAELRAVTVDPDRSPQLRRAAAERLATLAAATDEDGRPLVPAAHPDQWWGLDDPTAAPHPLREPDQPVRLSGSGLEQLETCTLQWFLEKDVKAGTTASAAQGFGNVVHALADEVGSGRTPADLAVLMERLDTVWDALAFDAPWKSTQEKGEARAALERFLRWHVLERERATVATEHGFDLTLDVGGVAVRIRGSMDRVEADAAGRAYVVDFKTGKHVPTDKSLPEHRQLAVYQLAVGNGALDGLPGFEHGAVPGGAELVQLRTPDKKDPEAPKVQRQLPEESTPWIEDLLVQTAGKVLAERFTPTAGEGCGRCAFRGSCSAQRDGRHVVD
- a CDS encoding MGMT family protein → MTEPADAPEIPPYAEAVLDLAERIPPGRVMTYGDVAEYLGRGGPRQVGRVMALYGAPVPWWRVIRADGRPLPGHEHRALPEYRAEGTPLRTVGGEPRVDLRAARWDGTPAPGGPG